A genomic region of Anas platyrhynchos isolate ZD024472 breed Pekin duck chromosome 9, IASCAAS_PekinDuck_T2T, whole genome shotgun sequence contains the following coding sequences:
- the MFSD1 gene encoding lysosomal dipeptide transporter MFSD1 isoform X2 has protein sequence MAEEERALLGSDGGGGAAGPARRLSPCHPQRLAHRLLVLALMCFLGFGSYFCYDNPAALQTQVQADMKVNTAQFMALYAWYSWPNVVLCFFGGFLIDRVFGIRLGTIIFSIFVCVGQVIFALGALFNAFWLMEAGRLVFGIGGESLAVAQNTYAVSWFKGKELNLVFGLQLSMARIGSTVNMNIMGWIYSRVQHLLGHSGHSTLGVTLMIGGITCLFSLGCALILAYLDKRAEKLLCKEQGKTGEVIKLTDVKDFSLSLWLIFLICVCYYGAVFPFIGLGKVFFIEKFRFSSQEASAIDSIVYIISAPMSPVFGFLVDKIGKNIIWVLCAVVTTLAAHIMLAFTFWNPWIAMCLLGVAYSLLACALWPMVAFVVPEHQLGTAYGFMQSIQNLGLAIISIAAGMILDTRGYLFLEVFFSACVCLSLIAVVMLYFVNHLTGGDLNWSARKREKLQKVAASEKES, from the exons ATGGCGGAGGAGGAGCGGGCGCTGCTGGGCTCCGATGGCGGTGGCGGCGCCGCGGGGCCCGCCCGCCGCCTGTCCCCCTGCCACCCGCAGCGCCTGGCGCACCGCCTGCTCGTCCTGGCGCTCATGTGCTTCCTGGGCTTCG GCAGCTACTTCTGCTACGACAACCCGGCCGCCCTGCAGACGCAGGTCCAGGCG GATATGAAGGTGAACACAGCGCAGTTCATGGCGCTCTATGCCTGGTATTCCTGGCCCAATGTGGTTCTTTGCTTCTTTGGAGGCTTTCTGATAGACAGAGTATTTGGAATACG gtTGGGCACTATAATATTTAGCATCTTTGTTTGTGTTGGGCAG GTGATCTTTGCCTTGGGAGCACTGTTTAATGCTTTTTGGCTGATGGAAGCAGGCAGATTGGTATTTGG AATAGGTGGAGAGTCCTTAGCGGTGGCACAGAACACGTATGCAGTCAGTTGGTTTAAAGGCAAAGAGTTAAATCTCGTGTTTGGATTACAACTCAGCATGGCCAGAATT GGGAGCACAGTGAACATGAATATCATGGGATGGATTTACTCCAGAGTTCAACATCTTCTGGGGCACAGTGGTCACAGTACTCTTGGCGTAACTCTCATGATAG GTGGCATAACGTGTCTCTTCTCACTGGGTTGTGCGCTAATCCTCGCTTATCTGGATAAGAGAGCAGAGAAACTCCTTTGCAAAGAGCAAGGGAAAACGG GTGAAGTGATTAAGCTGACTGATGTGAAGGACTTCTCTTTGTCACTGTGGcttatatttttaatctgtgtCTGTTATTACGGAGCGGTCTTTCCTTTCATCGGACTTGGGAA GGTTTTCTTTATTGAGAAATTCCGATTTTCATCTCAAGAAGCAAGTGCAATTGACAG CATTGTGTATATTATATCAGCACCCATGTCCCCTGTCTTTGGATTCCTGGTGGATAAAATTGGAAAGAATATCATCTGGGTTCTATGTGCTGTAGTAACTACGCTTGCTGCTCATATTATGTTGGCATTCACCTTCTGGAACCCCTGGATAGCAATG TGTTTACTAGGAGTGGCCTACTCTTTGCTTGCCTGTGCCCTGTGGCCCATGGTGGCCTTTGTTGTTCCAGAACATCAGCTGGGAACTGCTTATGGCTT cATGCAGTCTATCCAGAATCTCGGTCTGGCGATTATTTCTATAGCAGCTGGGATGATTCTGGACACAAGAGGATACTTGTTTCTTGAGGTCTTCTTCAGCGCTTGCGTTTGCT tgtcACTGATAGCTGTAGTCATGCTGTATTTTGTGAATCATCTTACAG GTGGTGATCTTAACTGGTCTgcaaggaaaagggaaaaactgcAAAAAGTAGCTGCATCTGA